One genomic segment of Stigmatopora argus isolate UIUO_Sarg chromosome 18, RoL_Sarg_1.0, whole genome shotgun sequence includes these proteins:
- the neurod2 gene encoding LOW QUALITY PROTEIN: neurogenic differentiation factor 2 (The sequence of the model RefSeq protein was modified relative to this genomic sequence to represent the inferred CDS: inserted 1 base in 1 codon): protein MGLASHSPATQVTRALPPLARVWAADRGRVAAEEEEEEEEEGWRSSGEHAAEPSSLXATPRRHGVNKRQVTMLSRLFSEVLPDVQRLAADWADDPDAEQLACKVKPERERHLLGGEDDLDEARGGDSSSRAESEMADDDEEEDEEEEEEEEVEGGGGGGGGGCVGEDKVGKKRGPKKRKTSAARQERSKVRRVKANARERTRMHDLNSALDNLRKVVPCYSKTQKLSKIETLRLAKNYILALGEILRNGKRPDVVSYVQMLCKGLSQPTTNLVAGCLQLNTRNFLTEPDAARFHMPGSPFSLHPYSSSSTSSSAAAAAAAAAAAASYRCRLGSPNYQAPGAGPLNMRGHSYASGYDVGYPPGGASPDYLSPEYEGQHSPPGCLGVGVGIGIGGASSAKPQDLDAERNYHYSSMHYSRAGRALAFGPSGARAGGPHSENIPPFHEGHHERAVGPYEDISAFFHN, encoded by the exons ATGGGCCTGGCATCACACAGCCCCGCCACGCAAGTCACCCGTGCGCTTCCTCCCCTCGCGCGCGTCTGGGCTGCAGACAGAGGCAGGGTGGCcgcagaagaagaggaggaggaggaagaggaaggttGGCGCTCGAGCGGGGAACACGCAGCAGAACCTTCTTCGC GCGCGACGCCAAGGCGACATGGTGTAAACAAACGCCAG GTGACAATGTTGAGCCGTCTCTTCAGTGAGGTTCTGCCGGACGTCCAGCGGCTCGCGGCGGACTGGGCTGACGACCCGGACGCCGAGCAGCTGGCCTGCAAGGTGAAGCCCGAGCGCGAGAGACACCTCCTCGGGGGGGAGGATGACCTGGACGAGGCACGCGGGGGGGACAGCAGCAGCCGGGCCGAGTCCGAAATGGCAGACGACGATGAagaagaggacgaggaggaggaggaggaagaggaggtggaGGGCGGTGGCGGTGGAGGTGGCGGCGGCTGCGTGGGCGAGGACAAAGTGGGCAAAAAACGCGGTCCGAAGAAGCGCAAAACGAGCGCCGCACGTCAGGAGCGCTCCAAAGTGCGGCGGGTGAAGGCCAACGCTCGTGAGCGCACGCGCATGCACGACCTCAACTCGGCGCTGGACAACCTGCGCAAAGTGGTGCCGTGCTACTCCAAGACCCAGAAGCTGTCCAAAATCGAGACCCTGCGCCTGGCCAAAAACTACATCCTGGCCCTGGGCGAGATTTTGCGCAACGGCAAGCGTCCGGACGTGGTGAGCTACGTGCAGATGCTGTGCAAGGGCCTCTCGCAGCCCACCACCAACCTGGTGGCCGGATGCTTGCAGCTCAACACGCGCAACTTCCTCACGGAGCCGGACGCGGCGCGCTTCCACATGCCCGGTTCGCCCTTCTCCTTGCATCCGTACTCGTCGTCGTCGACGTCGTCgtccgcggcggcggcggcggctgcggcagcggcggcggcatcCTACCGGTGCCGCCTGGGCAGCCCCAACTACCAAGCCCCGGGCGCCGGGCCCTTGAACATGCGGGGGCACTCGTACGCCTCCGGATACGACGTCGGCTACCCACCGGGCGGGGCGTCGCCGGACTACTTGAGCCCGGAATACGAGGGCCAGCACAGCCCACCCGGGTGCTTGGGCGTCGGCGTCGGGATCGGAATCGGCGGTGCCTCCTCGGCCAAGCCGCAGGATCTCGACGCCGAGCGGAACTATCACTACTCGTCTATGCATTACTCCAGAGCCGGGCGCGCTTTGGCGTTTGGCCCCTCGGGAGCGCGCGCCGGGGGCCCGCACTCAGAGAACATCCCCCCCTTCCACGAGGGCCACCACGAGCGCGCGGTGGGCCCCTACGAGGACATCAGCGCCTTTTTCCACAACTGA